A stretch of Glandiceps talaboti chromosome 18, keGlaTala1.1, whole genome shotgun sequence DNA encodes these proteins:
- the LOC144449804 gene encoding glutathione S-transferase alpha-4-like, giving the protein MTAELTYFNGRGFGESIRFMLAATGTKFTEVFLKDKVQFTKLKEDGCIMFMQVPLLTIDGMQLVQSQAICRYIARKHGMDGKSPEEKARVDMINEGARDFLSKFFPIGLAPNTDEIIENIEKQHLPRFLPIFEKLLTNSSSGYLVGDCLTYADMTLFEALLNTKEFTQVSLTEFPKVQEFKEKVGALPRIKEFMEGPQRKGKNTPEFIKHALGVIS; this is encoded by the exons ATGACGGCCGAACTGACGTATTTCAATGGACGTGGATTCGGAGAGTCTATCCGATTCATGCTGGCAGCTACAGGAACGAAg TTTACAGAGGTGTTTTTGAAAGACAAAGTACAATTCACCAAGTTAAAAGAGG ATGGATGTATTATGTTCATGCAAGTGCCTTTGTTGACAATTGACGGGATGCAGTTGGTTCAAAGTCAAGCCATCTGTCGCTATATTGCCAGAAAACATGGAATGGATGGTAAATCACCAGAAGAGAAAGcaag AGTTGATATGATCAATGAAGGTGCCAGGGATTTCTTAAGCAAGTTCTTTCCCATTGGACTTGCACCAAACACAGACGAGATAATTGAAAACATCGAAAAGCAACATCTTCCTCGATTTCTACCGATATTTGAAAAG CTGTTAACCAATAGTTCATCTGGGTATTTGGTTGGAGATTGTCTAACCTATGCTGATATGACTTTGTTTGAGGCTTTACTCAACACCAAGGAGTTCACTCAAGTTTCTTTGACAGAATTTCCCAAAGTGCAG GAATTTAAGGAAAAAGTGGGTGCCTTACCACGCATCAAGGAATTCATGGAAGGACCACAGAGGAAGGGAAAAAACACTCCTGAATTCATCAAACATGCATTGGGTGTTATCTCCTAA